The following coding sequences are from one Arachis hypogaea cultivar Tifrunner chromosome 7, arahy.Tifrunner.gnm2.J5K5, whole genome shotgun sequence window:
- the LOC112702737 gene encoding exocyst complex component EXO70B1-like yields the protein MPTGSSLPHHIEKWKNWVLHEHEPDKWWIMSVPSAMIGLTCFAFSYFNHHLKAWNLMLKILISIVLIALICIAVLFARRWPNGSRPWVKAHLVLVAITVTYVATIFLDKEKEEEPDVLRLVSYAAFAVTSLSLAIQTQVEFFGEIVYFFVGLLLIGLMKINWWLAIFPGACFSYLLIILSSFLHELSEKRIPTHTNSSASPTYSETSYVENTSSIDYFGTPMSLRQFSNTDTETSFVDDTSSIGSGTAMNPQQSNNTDTGTVPLLAPPPVRSDDLLDGFRRALRTLNGLDRELAWELKRPLGDYLTDRSEEVPAVLGNDSNFLVDRISSQVLDELNRLMMNLTQFDDDLRNLVVDEYSRSRKRFLEICQVELQLNVHKKNTVKKWIKVSNITLRILFPNERRLCDRVFGSSSDIWGECFMQVCSEWARDLLNFADQVAKNGLKYQKRDYLPQLFQVLRAQCDLIIPSFELLFSNTEIRGALWTEAIKVKERLCRAIKDYFFMGLEDLAHADGRKEVVYCSVIIHDSTVQLMERLSDAFKERDTLGLILQDYPIVPVKEGMTLLASHISWMIDLLEANLETFTENSENASLGCVYLINNFSYIERKVHDTQLDTILGHSWLEEQSVKFQGYLEKYRRNSWDTVFGYLKLDSENVTEESMKEKIQLFNEHFGKMFYHHRRWSVHDTVRGKVRKSVSTVFVPEYGNFIERFREILGDHADEYIEYSTSEELEECFVRLFSGGGYSSDDNRDDDE from the coding sequence ATGCCTACTGGTTCTTCCTTGCCACACCACATTGAAAAATGGAAAAATTGGGTGCTGCATGAGCATGAGCCTGATAAATGGTGGATAATGAGTGTCCCGTCAGCTATGATTGGACTCACCTGTTTTGCTTTCAGCTACTTCAACCATCATCTCAAAGCTTGGAACCTGATGTTGAAAATCCTCATCTCCATTGTTCTCATTGCCCTCATCTGTATTGCAGTTTTATTTGCAAGAAGATGGCCAAATGGGAGCAGACCATGGGTGAAAGCGCATTTGGTATTGGTGGCGATTACAGTCACCTATGTCGCCACCATCTTTCttgataaagaaaaagaggagGAACCGGATGTATTACGCCTGGTATCCTATGCTGCATTTGCTGTGACGTCTTTAAGTCTAGCAATACAGACTCAAGTCGAATTTTTCGGGGAAATCGTATACTTTTTTGTTGGACTTCTACTTATAGGACTCATGAAGATAAACTGGTGGTTGGCTATCTTCCCTGGAGCATGCTTCAGTTATCTACTCATTATTCTTTCTTCATTTCTACATGAACTATCAGAAAAACGCATCCCCACTCATACGAATTCATCAGCTTCACCAACCTATAGCGAAACTTCTTATGTTGAGAATACCTCTTCTATTGACTACTTCGGCACTCCAATGAGTCTACGACAATTCAGTAATACCGATACCGAAACTTCTTTTGTTGATGATACCTCTTCTATCGGCTCTGGCACTGCAATGAATCCACAACAATCCAATAATACCGATACCGGTACTGTTCCTCTTTTAGCGCCTCCACCAGTTCGAAGTGATGATCTCTTAGACGGGTTCAGGCGTGCTCTACGGACGCTTAATGGGTTGGATAGGGAACTTGCATGGGAGTTAAAGCGCCCCTTGGGAGATTACCTTACAGATAGAAGTGAAGAGGTTCCAGCGGTACTGGGGAACGACTCCAACTTCCTAGTGGATAGGATTTCGTCACAGGTACTTGATGAGCTGAATCGCTTGATGATGAATTTGACCCAGTTTGACGATGACTTGAGGAATTTGGTGGTGGATGAATACAGCAGAAGCCGGAAACGGTTCTTGGAGATATGCCAGGTGGAGTTACAGTTGAATGTGCATAAAAAGAACACGGTGAAGAAGTGGATTAAAGTTTCCAACATAACATTAAGGATACTATTTCCTAATGAACGGAGACTCTGCGATCGAGTGTTTGGCTCTTCGTCTGACATCTGGGGTGAGTGTTTCATGCAGGTTTGCTCGGAATGGGCACGAGATTTACTGAACTTCGCGGATCAGGTTGCAAAGAATGGACTTAAATATCAGAAACGTGACTATTTGCCCCAGCTTTTCCAAGTGTTGAGAGCACAATGTGATCTAATTATTCCATCTTTTGAGTTACTGTTTTCTAATACTGAAATCAGGGGTGCACTCTGGACTGAAGCAATCAAAGTTAAAGAAAGACTGTGTAGAGCAATTAAGGATTACTTTTTCATGGGGTTGGAGGATTTGGCTCACGCAGATGGAAGAAAAGAGGTAGTCTATTGTAGTGTTATAATTCATGACAGTACTGTCCAGCTAATGGAACGCCTCAGTGATGCCTTCAAAGAAAGAGACACCCTTGGATTAATCCTCCAAGATTACCCCATAGTTCCTGTAAAGGAGGGAATGACTTTGCTTGCTAGTCACATTTCTTGGATGATCGATCTGCTGGAGGCCAATTTGGAAACCTTCACAGAAAACAGCGAGAATGCTTCCCTGGGCTGTGTTTACTTGATCAATAATTTTAGTTACATAGAAAGGAAAGTCCATGATACTCAATTGGACACCATTTTGGGGCATAGTTGGCTCGAAGAACAAAGTGTCAAATTCCAAGGGTACCTCGAGAAATATCGAAGAAACTCATGGGATACGGTGTTTGGCTACTTGAAGTTGGATAGCGAGAACGTGACGGAAGAGTCAATGAAAGAGAAAATCCAATTGTTCAACGAGCACTTTGGCAAAATGTTTTATCATCATCGTAGATGGTCAGTTCATGATACAGTTAGGGGAAAAGTGAGAAAATCGGTGAGCACGGTCTTTGTTCCAGAATATGGAAATTTCATTGAGAGGTTCCGCGAGATTCTTGGGGATCATGCTGATGAGTACATCGAGTATTCAACATCGGAAGAACTTGAAGAATGCTTCGTGCGCCTATTCTCTGGAGGTGGATATAGTTCGGATGATAATCGTGATGACGATGAATAA